One part of the Sarcophilus harrisii chromosome 5, mSarHar1.11, whole genome shotgun sequence genome encodes these proteins:
- the SELENOO gene encoding protein adenylyltransferase SelO, mitochondrial: MAASASRSAALRRPRLLLLPPPLPGAARPGPRPRLRCSGPLVMQPPPAARGWLSGLRFDNRALRMLPVEEPPPGGDPAPRPVPGACFSRVRPSPLREPRLVALSAPALALLGLGPPPPGAAPESEEEEVGGQKEEAEAGAAASRRRRRAASAAEAELELYFSGNALLPGSEPAAHCYCGHQFGSFAGQLGDGAAMYLGEVLGPDGQRWELQLKGAGLTPFSRQADGRKVLRSSIREFLCSEAMFHLGIPTTRAGSCVTSESKVIRDIYYDGNPKYENCAVVLRIASTFLRFGSFEIFKPQDEQTGRKGPSVGRNDIRIQMLDYVIGSFYPEIQAAFAEDSVQRNAAFFREVTRRTARLVADWQCVGFCHGVLNTDNMSIVGLTIDYGPFGFMDRYDPDHICNTSDTGGRYAYNKQPEVCKWNLQKLAEALVPELPLELSEPILEEEYDAEFERYYLHKMRQKLGLIRLELEEDRELVSALLETMHFTGADFTNTFNLLSSFSVALEPSQDARFLDQLAQQCASLEELKLAFRPQMDPRQLSMMLMLAQSNPQLFALIGTKASINKELERIEQSSKLQHLLPTELISRNRERWETWLQRYRARLERDVQSTSGPDTWGMERVRVMRSNNPKYVLRNYIAQNAIEAAEQGDFSEVRRVLKLLEKPYCEDWEAALDIEAAGPVETAQSGEASGGSRPSYSRKPPLWAAELCVTUSS, encoded by the exons ATGGCCGCGTCCGCCTCTCGCTCCGCCGCCCTGCGCCGTCCGCGCTTGCTGTTGCTGCCGCCGCCGCTCCCGGGGGCCGCCCGGCCCGGCCCGCGGCCGCGCCTGCGCTGCTCGGGGCCGCTCGTCATGCAGCCGCCGCCCGCTGCCCGCGGCTGGCTCTCGGGCCTGCGCTTCGACAACCGGGCCCTGCGGATGCTGCCCGTGGAGGAGCCGCCGCCCGGCGGAGACCCGGCCCCTCGGCCCGTGCCGGGCGCCTGCTTCAGCCGCGTGCGGCCCTCTCCGCTGCGCGAGCCGCGTCTCGTGGCGCTGTCCGCCCCGGCGCTGGCGCTGCTGGGACTGGGCCCGCCGCCGCCCGGGGCCGCGCCCGAGAGcgaagaggaggaggtgggggggcaGAAAGAGGAAGCCGAGGCCGGGGCAGCCgcctcccgccgccgccgccgcgccgCCTCCGCGGCCGAGGCCGAACTGGAGCTGTACTTCAGCGGCAACGCGCTGCTGCCCGGCTCGGAGCCCGCCGCGCACTGCTACTGCGGCCACCAGTTCGGAAGCTTCGCGGGGCAGCTGGGCGACGGCGCCGCCATGTACCTGGGCGAGGTGCTGGGCCCCGACGGGCAGCGCTGGGAGCTGCAGCTCAAGGGCGCCGGCCTCACGCCCTTCTCCAG GCAAGCCGACGGCCGGAAAGTCCTGCGCTCCAGCATCAGGGAGTTCCTGTGCAGCGAAGCCATGTTCCACCTGGGCATCCCCACGACCCGGGCCGGCTCGTGCGTGACCTCCGAGTCCAAAGTCATCCGGGACATTTACTATGACGGCAACCCCAAGTATGAGAACTGCGCGGTGGTGCTGCGGATAGCCTCGACTTTCCTGAG atttggctcttttgagatttttaagcCCCAAGATGAACAAACGGGGCGCAAGGGCCCCAGTGTGGGCCGGAATGACATCCGGATCCAGATGCTTGACTATGTCATCGGCAGTTTTTACCCAGAAATCCAAGCGGCCTTTGCAGAAGACAGCGTGCAGAGGAATGCAGCCTTCTTCCGCGAG GTCACTCGGCGCACGGCGAGGCTGGTGGCCGACTGGCAGTGTGTGGGCTTCTGCCATGGCGTGCTTAACACAGACAACATGAGCATTGTGGGACTCACCATTGACTATGGGCCCTTTGGGTTCATGGACAG GTACGACCCCGACCACATCTGCAACACCTCGGACACGGGGGGCCGCTACGCCTACAACAAGCAGCCCGAGGTGTGCAAGTGGAACCTGCAGAAGCTGGCTGAGGCCCTGGTGCCCGAGCTGCCCCTGGAGCTCAGCGAGCCCATCCTGGAGGAGGAGTACGACGCCGAGTTTGAGAGGTACTATTTGCACAAGATGAGGCAGAAGCTGGGTCTGATCCGGCTGGAGCTCGAGGAGGACCGGGAGCTGGTGTCGGCCCTTCTAGAGACCATGCACTTCACAG GGGCAGATTTCACAAACACTTTCAATTTACTGAGCTCCTTCTCGGTGGCCCTGGAGCCCAGCCAGGACGCCCGCTTCTTGGACCAGCTGGCTCAGCAGTGCGCCTCCTTGGAAGAACTGAAGCTGGCCTTCAGGCCGCAGATGGATCCCAG GCAGCTCTCTATGATGCTGATGCTGGCTCAGTCCAATCCGCAGCTCTTTGCTTTAATTGGGACGAAGGCGAGCATCAATAAGGAGCTCGAACGCATCGAGCAGTCCTCCAAGCTGCAGCACTTGTTGCCCACCGAGCTCATCAGCCGAAACCGGGAGCGCTGGGAGACGTGGCTCCAGAGATACAG GGCCCGGTTGGAGAGAGACGTGCAGAGCACAAGTGGCCCGGACACGTGGGGCATGGAGCGCGTCAGAGTCATGCGCTCCAACAACCCCAAGTACGTGCTGAGGAACTACATCGCCCAGAATGCCATCGAAGCCGCAGAGCAGGGAGACTTCTCAGAG GTGAGGAGGGTGTTGAAGCTGCTGGAGAAGCCCTACTGTGAGGACTGGGAGGCGGCCCTGGACATAGAGGCCGCAGGCCCAGTGGAGACCGCACAGAGTGGGGAGGCCTCAGGTGGCAGCCGCCCATCCTACAGCAGAAAGCCCCCGCTCTGGGCTGCAGAGCTGTGTGTGACGTGATCTTCGTAG
- the LOC100927696 gene encoding fibrinogen-like protein 1 isoform X3, translating into MAGEDKEGCSGTMAPVTQLGFVLVIVLLCWPSITSATVKVRMPVKNAKLNEQGKDCSQIWTDNPQSPSDIYVIRPEGAPDAFQVYCDMQEDGGWTVFQRRTGGNGKPLAFDRVWWEYDNGFGNVEGEHWLGLAKLHSLTHQPGVRTQLRVDLHSFENESCHALYDSFQIGDAASFYTLTLGRYSGNAGAQHRHRLRKAQET; encoded by the exons ATGGCTGGAGAGGACAAGGAGGGCTGTTCAG GAACAATGGCACCGGTGACTCAGTTGGGCTTTGTCCTTGTCATCGTCCTCCTCTGCTGGCCGTCCATCACTTCAGCAACGGTGAAGGTTCGG ATGCCAGTGAAAAATGCAAAGCTGAATGAGCAAG GGAAGGACTGCTCCCAGATCTGGACAGACAATCCGCAGTCCCCCAGCGACATTTATGTCATCAGGCCAGAGGGGGCCCCGGACGCCTTCCAG GTTTACTGCGACATGCAAGAAGATGGCGGCTGGACAGTCTTCCAGAGGCGGACAGGGGGCAACGGCAAGCCTTTGGCCTTTGACCGAGTCTGGTGGGAGTACGATAATGGTTTTGGCAACGTGGAAG GAGAGCACTGGCTGGGCCTGGCCAAGCTTCACTCCCTGACGCACCAGCCCGGCGTCCGCACCCAGCTCAGGGTGGACCTGCACAGCTTTGAAAACGAGAGCTGCCATGCCCTCTATGATTCCTTCCAGATCGGGGACGCGGCCAGTTTCTACACCCTGACCCTGGGCAGGTACTCCGGAAATGCAG GCGCCCAGCACCGTCACCGCTTGAGGAAAGCACAGGAGACCTGA
- the LOC100927696 gene encoding angiopoietin-related protein 5 isoform X1 — translation MAGEDKEGCSGTMAPVTQLGFVLVIVLLCWPSITSATVKVRMPVKNAKLNEQGKDCSQIWTDNPQSPSDIYVIRPEGAPDAFQVYCDMQEDGGWTVFQRRTGGNGKPLAFDRVWWEYDNGFGNVEGEHWLGLAKLHSLTHQPGVRTQLRVDLHSFENESCHALYDSFQIGDAASFYTLTLGRYSGNAGDAFRGENWAGAATQEGTAFSTLDRDHDSCNPCLSGDIAFNECSQWHGGSGWWFSDCGEANLHGDWHPEGDHKSWSSDIHWGTWSPTDSLKATEMKVKTIKKAATKA, via the exons ATGGCTGGAGAGGACAAGGAGGGCTGTTCAG GAACAATGGCACCGGTGACTCAGTTGGGCTTTGTCCTTGTCATCGTCCTCCTCTGCTGGCCGTCCATCACTTCAGCAACGGTGAAGGTTCGG ATGCCAGTGAAAAATGCAAAGCTGAATGAGCAAG GGAAGGACTGCTCCCAGATCTGGACAGACAATCCGCAGTCCCCCAGCGACATTTATGTCATCAGGCCAGAGGGGGCCCCGGACGCCTTCCAG GTTTACTGCGACATGCAAGAAGATGGCGGCTGGACAGTCTTCCAGAGGCGGACAGGGGGCAACGGCAAGCCTTTGGCCTTTGACCGAGTCTGGTGGGAGTACGATAATGGTTTTGGCAACGTGGAAG GAGAGCACTGGCTGGGCCTGGCCAAGCTTCACTCCCTGACGCACCAGCCCGGCGTCCGCACCCAGCTCAGGGTGGACCTGCACAGCTTTGAAAACGAGAGCTGCCATGCCCTCTATGATTCCTTCCAGATCGGGGACGCGGCCAGTTTCTACACCCTGACCCTGGGCAGGTACTCCGGAAATGCAG GAGACGCCTTCCGTGGTGAAAACTGGGCGGGAGCCGCCACCCAGGAAGGCACTGCCTTCAGCACCCTGGACAGGGACCACGACTCCTGCAACCCCTGTCTCAGCGGGGATATAGCCTTCAATGAGTGCAGCCAGTGGCATGGGGGATCAGGCTGGTGGTTCAGCGACTGTGGGGAAGCCAACCTCCATGGGGACTGGCACCCTGAGGGGGACCACAAAAGCTGGAGCTCTGACATCCACTGGGGAACCTGGAGCCCAACTGATTCCCTAAAGGCCACCGAGATGAAGGTGAAGACCATCAAGAAGGCTGCAACTAAGGCTTAG
- the LOC100927696 gene encoding angiopoietin-related protein 5 isoform X2, with the protein MAPVTQLGFVLVIVLLCWPSITSATVKVRMPVKNAKLNEQGKDCSQIWTDNPQSPSDIYVIRPEGAPDAFQVYCDMQEDGGWTVFQRRTGGNGKPLAFDRVWWEYDNGFGNVEGEHWLGLAKLHSLTHQPGVRTQLRVDLHSFENESCHALYDSFQIGDAASFYTLTLGRYSGNAGDAFRGENWAGAATQEGTAFSTLDRDHDSCNPCLSGDIAFNECSQWHGGSGWWFSDCGEANLHGDWHPEGDHKSWSSDIHWGTWSPTDSLKATEMKVKTIKKAATKA; encoded by the exons ATGGCACCGGTGACTCAGTTGGGCTTTGTCCTTGTCATCGTCCTCCTCTGCTGGCCGTCCATCACTTCAGCAACGGTGAAGGTTCGG ATGCCAGTGAAAAATGCAAAGCTGAATGAGCAAG GGAAGGACTGCTCCCAGATCTGGACAGACAATCCGCAGTCCCCCAGCGACATTTATGTCATCAGGCCAGAGGGGGCCCCGGACGCCTTCCAG GTTTACTGCGACATGCAAGAAGATGGCGGCTGGACAGTCTTCCAGAGGCGGACAGGGGGCAACGGCAAGCCTTTGGCCTTTGACCGAGTCTGGTGGGAGTACGATAATGGTTTTGGCAACGTGGAAG GAGAGCACTGGCTGGGCCTGGCCAAGCTTCACTCCCTGACGCACCAGCCCGGCGTCCGCACCCAGCTCAGGGTGGACCTGCACAGCTTTGAAAACGAGAGCTGCCATGCCCTCTATGATTCCTTCCAGATCGGGGACGCGGCCAGTTTCTACACCCTGACCCTGGGCAGGTACTCCGGAAATGCAG GAGACGCCTTCCGTGGTGAAAACTGGGCGGGAGCCGCCACCCAGGAAGGCACTGCCTTCAGCACCCTGGACAGGGACCACGACTCCTGCAACCCCTGTCTCAGCGGGGATATAGCCTTCAATGAGTGCAGCCAGTGGCATGGGGGATCAGGCTGGTGGTTCAGCGACTGTGGGGAAGCCAACCTCCATGGGGACTGGCACCCTGAGGGGGACCACAAAAGCTGGAGCTCTGACATCCACTGGGGAACCTGGAGCCCAACTGATTCCCTAAAGGCCACCGAGATGAAGGTGAAGACCATCAAGAAGGCTGCAACTAAGGCTTAG